The genomic window TCCGGGGTATTGAATCGGAATTCCCTCGCCAGGTCGATCGACGCCAGATTGAAGGCCCCGCCGTCGTCGCGGATGAGCGTGATCGTCCCCGGGGCGAAGGCCGCGAGGGAGGTGGAGACGGCCCCCGACCCCGGCGCGGTCTCGGGGGTGTAATTGGCCGAATCGGTGCCCGGCCCGCGGGCCGAGAATCCGCTCGTCGAGACGAGCGTGTACCCCTGGGAATCGTAGACGGCGAGGGAGCCGAATCCCTGACTGCTGAGGGGGACATCCTCGAAATCGAGCGTGACCGTGCCGGCCCGGAGGCCGGCCCCGCACATCCCCAGCAGCAGTCCCATGAGGCCGATCCGGAGGCCGCCGCGGCGCATCCCGAGCGTGGTCATCGTGGAGGCTCCTCGATCTCTCGAACTGGGGACGGGTCTCACCGGCCAGACTCGACTCGCGGCCGCGTCGATGACGCTACCCGCGGCCCGCCCCGCCGGCAAGGAAGCGACCCGATCCTTGCCCGTCGGTGATGTTTTTTTGACACGTCCTGTTTCGATCCGGCAGGGGCGGGCCCGCTCGGGGGATCTTGGATCGGGATGGAGGCTCGCCGAGGTGCTATCGCCGTCGATCGCCCCGCGGGACGAGATTCGCCGCCGGGAGCATGGCGGCCCTGGAATCTCGGTTCATCCGGCTGGCGCGTGCGCCGGGAGCGGGAGGCGGCCCGCCGCCTCGATCGCCGGCCTTCGGGGTGGCCGCGGCGGAGCCGGGGGCGATGCCGCGGGATCACCCCGGAATGGAGGAAGGGCCTCAACCCTCGCGCCGGCCCGCCCGACCGTGGCGTCGCTGCGCCTCCGCCACGGCCACCCGGGCGGCGATTCGACGGGGCTTCGAGGCAGTCGCCGCGGGGTCGATCGCCCTCCACGACTCCGCATCAAGGCCCGGACGACGCGCACTTCAACCGGATGAGCCGGAATTTCTCGGGGAAATGGCGCGTGGCGTGCGATATCTTCTAGGCTCGCCACCGGATTCCCCCGGACGTTCCTCGAATCGCATGCCCCCTACGCGGACGGAGCATCCCCTTGCCCGCCACCGAAGAAGGTGAACCCAAACCCAGCCCGGCGCTCGCCCTGGCGTGCGTCGGCCGGGTCGAGGGCGGGGGCGTGACCGATCGGCCCGACGCGCTGGCCGTGGAGGAGCCCCTGGAGATCCGGCTGGGGCTCGACGCGGATGGCCGGCGGTCGCGCCGGGCGATCTCGGTGACGATGCGGACGCCGGGCCACGACGAGGACCTGGCCGTCGGCTACCTGTTCACCGAGGGGCTGCTCGAGCGCCCGGGCCAGGTCGCGGGCGTCCGGCCGTGCCGGTCGGGGAGTGCGGTCCGCGTGGACCTCCGCCCCGGCGTGGCGATCGATCTCGCGAGGCTCGAGCGCCGCTCGTTCGCGTCGTCGAGCTGCGGCGCCTGCGGCAAGACGTCGCTGGAGGCCGTCGGGATCGATCGCCTCCCGATGGTGGACGGGCCCGGGCCGGTCGTGGACCCGGCGGTCGTCCGCGGGCTCCCCGGGGCGCTGAGGGCGTCGCAGCCGACGTTCGACCGGACCGGCGGGCTGCACGCCTGCGCCCTGTTCGACCCGTCGGGCCGGCTGCTCTCGGTCCGCGAGGACGTGGGCCGGCACAACGCCCTGGACAAGCTGATCGGCGCCGAGTTCCGGGCGGGCCGGGCCCCGCTGTCGGGCGCCGTCCTGCTGCTGAGCGGCCGGGTGGGCTTCGAGCTGGTCCAGAAGGCGGCGATGGCGGGGATCCCCGTCGTCGCCGCGATCGGGGCCCCGTCGAGCCTGGCCGTCGCCGCGGCCGGGGCGTGCGGGATGACGCTGCTCGGGTTCGTGCGCGACGATCGATTCAACATCTACTCCGGCGCGGCGCGGGTCGCCGTCGGCGGACGTTCGGCGCGGTAGGCCGACGGGCCGTCCGGCCCGGCCTCCAGGAGGATCGACCATGTTCCGGCTCCCCTCGTTCATGCAGTCCTCCGGCGGCGCGTCGCAGCCGGCCAGCCCGCAGACCGCGGCCAAGGCGTCTCGCCTCCGGGGCGCGACGGTCGTGGAGGCGGTCTGCCCGTACTGCGCCGTCGGCTGCGGGCAGCTCATCTACACCAAGGGCTCGGCCATCGTCGACATCGAGGGGGACCCGCGCAGCCCGATCAGCGAGGGGGCCCTCTGCCCGAAGGGGGCGAACGCCTACCAGCTCCCGGTCAACCCGCACCGGGTGCGCGAGGTGCTGTACCGGGCCCCCCATTCGGACCGCTGGGAGACGAGGCCGCTGGACTGGGCGATGGGCCGGATCGCCGCGAAGATCAAGGAGGCGCGCGAGGCCGACTTCCGCCGCGCCAGCGAGGCCGGCGACCGCGTGAACGGGTTCTCCACGGTGGGCGTCCTGGGCGGGGCGACGCTCGACATCGAGGAGAACTACCTGATGAAGAAGCTGTTCTCGGCGGGGCTGGGCATCCTCCCCATCGAGAACCAGGCCCGAATATGACACTCCGCCTCGGTGCCCGGTCTGGGCGCCTCGTTCGGCCGCGGCGCGGCCACCAACTACCAGCAGGACCTGGCCCACTCGGACTGCATCCTGTTCATGGGCTCGAACATGGCCGAGGCGCACCCGGTCGGCTTCCGGTGGCCCATGAAGGCGAAGGAGAAGGGGGCGACGCTCATCCACGTGGACCCGCGGTTCTCCCGGACCTCCGCGCTGTGCGACGTCTTCGTCGGCATCCGCGCCGGCACGGACATCGCGTTCCTCGGCGGCCTGATCCGCCACATCATCGAGAACGGCCGCTGGTTCAAGGAGTACGTCCTGGCGTACACCAACGCCTCGACGATCATCGAGGAGGGCTACCGCGACGCGGAGGACCTCGAGGGCCTCTTCTCCGGCTTCCACCCCGAGACGAACTCGTACGACGCCGCCGACGGGCACTGGGAGTACGAGGGCGAGGGCAAGGACGCCGGCCCCGGGCCGAAGAAGGACCGGCACGGCGGGCGGGGCGTCCACGGGCACGCCCAGCAGGGCAACGTGGAGGAGACCCACACGCCCGAGCGCGACCCGACCCTCCAGCACCCCCGCTGCGTCTTCCAGCTCATCCGCCGGCACTTCGCCCGCTACACGCCGGAGCTCGTGGCGCGGGTCTGCGGCTGCCGCCCCGAGGAGGTCGTCCGCGTCGCCGAGCTGCTGTGCGCGAACTCGGGCCGCGAGCGGACGACGGCCCTGGTGTACGCCGTCGGCTGGACCCAGCACACGACCGGCGTGCAGATCATCCGCTGCGGCGGGATCCTGCAACTGCTGCTGGGCAACGTTGGCCGGCCCGGCGGCGGCGTGATGGCCATGCGCGGGCACTCGAGCATCCAGGGCTCCACCGACGTCCCCACGCTCTACGACCTGATGCCCGGCTACCTGCCGCAGCCGAAGGCCGACGCCGACCACGAGACGCTCGACGCCTACGTCGAGCACGAGGCGCCGTCGCGCGGCTACTGGTCGAACTTCCGCAAGTTCGCGGTCAGCCTGCTGAAGGCCTGGTACGGCGACGCCGCGCGGCCGGAGAACGACTTCCGCTACGACTGGCTCCCGCGGATCGACGGCGACTACTCGATGCTGCTGACCTTCGACCGGATGTCCCGGGGCGAGATGAAGGGGTACATCCTCATGGGGATGAACCCCGGCGGCGGCGGGATGAACGCCCGGCTCCACCGCGCCGGGCTGCGCAACCTGGACTGGCTGGTGGTCGCCGACTGGTTCGAGACCGAGAGCGCCGTCTTCTGGAAGGATGACCCCGAGGCCCCGCCCCCCTCGGAGATCAAGACCGAGGTCTTCTTCTTCCCGGCCGCCGCGGCGCCCGAGAAGGACGGCACGCTGACGAACACGCAGCGGCTGCTCCAGTGGCACAACCAGGCGATCGACCCGCCGGGCGACTGCCGGTCGGACGCCTGGTTCGTCTACAACCTGGGCAAGCGGCTGAAGGCCCTGTACGCCGGCTCGACCGACCCGAAGGACCAGCCGCTTCTGCACCTGACCTGGGACTACGACTTCGAGGGGCCCCACCGCCTGCCCGACGGCGCGATCAGCCGGATCGAGGGGGAGCCCGACGTCGCCCGGATCCTCCAGGAGATCAACGGCCACGACCTGTCCGACATCGACCCGAGGACCGGCCGGCCCCGCCTGCTCCCCGACTTCTCGGCCCTGGCGGACGACGGCTCGACGGCCTGCGGGTGCTGGATCTACTCCGGCGTGTATCCCGAGCCCGGCCGGAACCGCGCCAACGAGCGGAAGCGGCGGCACGACCCGCTGTCGGTCGAGCCCGACTGGGGGTTCGCCTGGCCGCTGAACCGCCGGGTGCTCTACAACCGGGCCTCGGCCGACCCCGAGGGCCGGCCCTGGTCCGAGCGGAAGAAGCTCATCTGGTGGGACGAGGCCGCCGGCCGCTGGGTCGGCGCCGACGAGCCCGACTTCGAGGTCACCAAGCCGCCGGGCTATCGGCCCGGCCCGGACGCCCGGGGGATGGACGCCATCGCCGGCGACGCGCCGTTCCTGTTCAAGCCCGACGGCCTGGGCTGGCTCTACGCGGCCGGCGGCGTGAAGGACGGGCCGATCCCGACGCACTACGAGCCGGTCGAGTCGCCGGTCGGCAACCTGCTGTATCCCCGCGTGACCTCGGACCCGCTCGTCCGCATCCCGGAGAACCCGCTGAACCCGGTGGCGCTCGCCCCGACGGCCGAGTTCCCGGTCGTCGCCACCACGTTCCGCCTCACCGAGCACTACCTGAGCGGCCCGATGAGCCGGTTCAACTCCTGGCTCAACGAGCTCCAGCCGGAGATGTTCGTCGAGCTCAGCCCCGAGCTGGCCGCCGAGCGCGGGATCGAGCACGGGGGCTGGCTCACGGTCCGGTCGGCCCGAGGGCGGATCGAGGCCCGGGCGATGGTCACCCGGCGGATGCGGCCGCTGGTCGTGGAGGGCCGGGTCGTCCACCAGGTCGCCATCCCGTTCCACTGGGGGTTCGCCGGGGAGACCGTCGGCGGCAACGCCAACGACCTGACGTCGATCGTCCTGGACGCCAACGTGAGCATGCACGAGGCGAAGGCCTTCGCCTGCGAGGTGGGGCCCGGGCGCCTGCCCGGCCCGCGCCCCGGCCCGACGAAGCGGCCGGTCGCCTGGCCCACGCGCGACCCGGTCCCCGACACCCCGACCGCCGCCCAGCCCGAGGGGGGATTCGCGCATGGCCGTGAGTGAGCTGGAAGTCGCCGCACGCCCGTCGCCGCCGGAGACCTCGCCCCGGCGCGGCCTCGCCGCGTCCCTGGCGAGGCGCCTGGTCGGCCCGTTCCTCCGGGGCGAGATGCCCCCGCCCCGGCCGGCGACCGGCTTCTACACCGACACCACCGTCTGCATCGGCTGCAAGGCCTGCGAGGTGGCCTGCAAGCAGTGGAACCAGCTCCCCGCCGACGGGTTCCGCTGGACGGGCAACAGCTACGACAACACCGAGACCCTCTCGGCGTCCTCCTGGAGGCACGTCAAGTTCGTCGAGCAGTTCGCCGGCCCCGAGCCCCCCGCGACCCCCGGCGACCCGGCGGTTGCGGCGCCCCGGGACCTGACGGTCCACGACCTCCTGGGCGACGGCCCGTCCGGGCGCTGGCTGATGATGAGCGACGTCTGCAAGCACTGCGTCGCCGCCCCCTGCCAGCACGCCTGCCCGACCGGCGCGATCATCTACAACGAGTTCGCCAACGTTTATATCCAGCCGGACATCTGCAACGGCTGCGCGTACTGCGTGGCGGCCTGCCCGTTCGGCGTGATCACGCGGAGCGCGATCGACGGCGTGGCCCACAAGTGCACGCTCTGCTACGACCGCCAGCGCGACGGCCTGACCCCCGCCTGCGCCAAGGCCTGCCCCACGGCCTCCATCCAGTTCGGGCCGATCGAGGAGCTTCGCGAGCGGGGCCGCCGCCGGGTCGCCGAGCTGCATGAGCGGGGCGTGCACGCCGCCCACCTCTACGGCGACGAGTCGACCGACCGCTACTCGAGCCTGAACTCCTTCTACCTCCTGGTCGACCGTCCGGAGGTCTACGGGCTGCCCGGGGCCCCGTCGAACCCCTGGCTGTCCATGCCCGGGGATTACGGGCGGGCGGCCCTGACCGGGCTGCTGACCCTCGCCGCGATGCTCGCGGCCCTCTTCCTCTCGGGGCGTTGACGCGATGACGACCCTCGGCGACCGCGAGCCGACGAAGGCCCACTCCGGATACCTCGGGGCCGAGGTGACCAAGGCGCCCGACTGGCACGGCCTGGTGACGCTGGACCTCCTGCTCAACAACCTGACGACCGGCCTGTTCCTCGCCGCGGCCGTCGGCGAGCTGGCCCGGCCTGCGCTCATCGGCCCGGTCGCGCGGCTGGCCTACCCGATCGCGCTGGTCGCGCTGCTGGCCGACCTGCTCTGCCTGGTCGTCGACCTGGGGAACCCGACGCGGTTCCACCACATGCTCCGGGTGTTCAAGCCGACCTCGCCGATGTCGCTGGGCGTCTGGTCCCTGACGGCGTACTCGCTGCCGTTGACCCTCGTCGTCGCGATCGACCTGTTGGGGTGGCTCGGCCTGCTGCCGTCGTCCGGCGGCGTGGGCCTCGCGCGGGGGGCGATCCTCGCGCTGGGCCTCCTGCCGGCGTTCGGGTCGGCGATCTACAAGGGGGTGCTGTTCAGCACGAGCTCGCAGCCCGGCTGGAAGGACGCACGCTGGCTGGGGGCCTACCTCGTGAGCTCGGCCCTGATGTACGGCGCGGGGGGGCTCTACGCCCTGGCGATCCTCGCGGGCCTCGAGGCGGCCGGCCCGCTCCGCTGGGCGTTCGCCGCGCTCGTCGCGACGAACCTGGTGCCCCTGGGACTCCTCGCCGCGGGCCTCCACCCGGCCCTGGCCCGGGTGCACCATCGCGGAGGCCTGTACCGGCTCGGCGCGCTGGCCGCCGGCGTCGGCGTCCTGGGCCCGCTGGCCCTCGTCCTGGCCTCCGGCGGCGAGCCTGCGGCCTGGGCGGCGCTCGGCGGCCTCGTCCTGGGCGGCCTCGCCTGGCGGCACGCCATCGTCATGCTGCCCCACGGGGCCCCGCACGGGGCCGGGAGCCCCGGATGAGCCGGGCGTCATCGCTGCTTTCCGCGGCCGGGGAAATACGGCCCATCCGGCTGAAGCGCGCCGAGCGTCGCATGGGGCTATCGGAGTCGGGATCGCCGGCCCTAGCTCCGGGTGGCTGCGGCAGGGCCGCAGGCGATGCCGCGGGATCGAGGCGGCCCGAGGGACCGGCATCGGACGTGACGCCGGCCCGGCCGTGGCGTCGCGGCAGGGCCCGGACGCCACGCGCTTCAGCCGGATGAGCGTGAATAATCCGCCATGAGCGGCGAAGACCAGATACTGTTGCCCCTGCCCGACTCGCCCCCCTCGCGTGGCACGCCGTGCCGCGGAAGGCCGGCCGGATGCGGTTGGCGGATCGCGGACCCCGGGTCGCGGAGTCGGACATCCGCCCCTTCGGGCGGGGGGCCGGCGTGTCGCTCGCCGAGACCCGGCGGGCCGGGGCGTCGGCGTCGGGATCTTGCGAGGTCATCGTCATGCTCATGCCCTGCCCCGAGTGTAAAAGCGAGGTCTCCGTCTCGGCGAGGACGTGCCCGCAATGCGGCGGTCGGCTGCCGCGGCCCGAACGCCTCGTGAGCTGCCCCCACTGCGAGGCGGAGGTCGTCCCCGAGTCGAGCCCGCACGACACGATCAGCCGGTATTGCCCGGCCTGCAAGCGGCCGATCACGGGCCTGACGGCCCGGAAGGCCTTCCTGGCCGCGTCGGGGGCTGCCTTCCTCGGGATGCTCATCGCCCTGGCGTGGCTGCTCTCCTCCCTCGCCTCCAGGCCCGGCGCCGGCCTGCCTTGATGCAGTCGCCACTCTTCGGTCCGGGCCCGCCGGAGCCGATCGGCCCGGGGCCGCTCGGGCGCCCCGCCGGGGCCGCTCAACCGCCCGGCGACCCGGCGGCTGGACCTGAGGCCCTTCCCAGGCCCGATGCGCGCTCGTGCCGACGACCGTCCGCCCGGTCGGTGGCCCGTCCGGCGGGCGGGTCGGGCGGATCGCCCGCCGATCAAGGGCGTGGCGTCGTTCATCCCGAGTTGTAGATCGGGCTGCG from Aquisphaera giovannonii includes these protein-coding regions:
- a CDS encoding PEP-CTERM sorting domain-containing protein yields the protein MTTLGMRRGGLRIGLMGLLLGMCGAGLRAGTVTLDFEDVPLSSQGFGSLAVYDSQGYTLVSTSGFSARGPGTDSANYTPETAPGSGAVSTSLAAFAPGTITLIRDDGGAFNLASIDLAREFRFNTPDVGQAYPVVTFTGTRADGTIVTQAFTADQAEFAFATFAFSSDFTDLLSVSWDQPPFTSGTPTAPAPGLHQFDNITLSTVPEPASLAMLASSLSAVGLAAARRRRG
- the fdhD gene encoding formate dehydrogenase accessory sulfurtransferase FdhD — its product is MPATEEGEPKPSPALALACVGRVEGGGVTDRPDALAVEEPLEIRLGLDADGRRSRRAISVTMRTPGHDEDLAVGYLFTEGLLERPGQVAGVRPCRSGSAVRVDLRPGVAIDLARLERRSFASSSCGACGKTSLEAVGIDRLPMVDGPGPVVDPAVVRGLPGALRASQPTFDRTGGLHACALFDPSGRLLSVREDVGRHNALDKLIGAEFRAGRAPLSGAVLLLSGRVGFELVQKAAMAGIPVVAAIGAPSSLAVAAAGACGMTLLGFVRDDRFNIYSGAARVAVGGRSAR
- the fdh gene encoding formate dehydrogenase translates to MFRLPSFMQSSGGASQPASPQTAAKASRLRGATVVEAVCPYCAVGCGQLIYTKGSAIVDIEGDPRSPISEGALCPKGANAYQLPVNPHRVREVLYRAPHSDRWETRPLDWAMGRIAAKIKEAREADFRRASEAGDRVNGFSTVGVLGGATLDIEENYLMKKLFSAGLGILPIENQARIUHSASVPGLGASFGRGAATNYQQDLAHSDCILFMGSNMAEAHPVGFRWPMKAKEKGATLIHVDPRFSRTSALCDVFVGIRAGTDIAFLGGLIRHIIENGRWFKEYVLAYTNASTIIEEGYRDAEDLEGLFSGFHPETNSYDAADGHWEYEGEGKDAGPGPKKDRHGGRGVHGHAQQGNVEETHTPERDPTLQHPRCVFQLIRRHFARYTPELVARVCGCRPEEVVRVAELLCANSGRERTTALVYAVGWTQHTTGVQIIRCGGILQLLLGNVGRPGGGVMAMRGHSSIQGSTDVPTLYDLMPGYLPQPKADADHETLDAYVEHEAPSRGYWSNFRKFAVSLLKAWYGDAARPENDFRYDWLPRIDGDYSMLLTFDRMSRGEMKGYILMGMNPGGGGMNARLHRAGLRNLDWLVVADWFETESAVFWKDDPEAPPPSEIKTEVFFFPAAAAPEKDGTLTNTQRLLQWHNQAIDPPGDCRSDAWFVYNLGKRLKALYAGSTDPKDQPLLHLTWDYDFEGPHRLPDGAISRIEGEPDVARILQEINGHDLSDIDPRTGRPRLLPDFSALADDGSTACGCWIYSGVYPEPGRNRANERKRRHDPLSVEPDWGFAWPLNRRVLYNRASADPEGRPWSERKKLIWWDEAAGRWVGADEPDFEVTKPPGYRPGPDARGMDAIAGDAPFLFKPDGLGWLYAAGGVKDGPIPTHYEPVESPVGNLLYPRVTSDPLVRIPENPLNPVALAPTAEFPVVATTFRLTEHYLSGPMSRFNSWLNELQPEMFVELSPELAAERGIEHGGWLTVRSARGRIEARAMVTRRMRPLVVEGRVVHQVAIPFHWGFAGETVGGNANDLTSIVLDANVSMHEAKAFACEVGPGRLPGPRPGPTKRPVAWPTRDPVPDTPTAAQPEGGFAHGRE
- a CDS encoding 4Fe-4S dicluster domain-containing protein, whose product is MAVSELEVAARPSPPETSPRRGLAASLARRLVGPFLRGEMPPPRPATGFYTDTTVCIGCKACEVACKQWNQLPADGFRWTGNSYDNTETLSASSWRHVKFVEQFAGPEPPATPGDPAVAAPRDLTVHDLLGDGPSGRWLMMSDVCKHCVAAPCQHACPTGAIIYNEFANVYIQPDICNGCAYCVAACPFGVITRSAIDGVAHKCTLCYDRQRDGLTPACAKACPTASIQFGPIEELRERGRRRVAELHERGVHAAHLYGDESTDRYSSLNSFYLLVDRPEVYGLPGAPSNPWLSMPGDYGRAALTGLLTLAAMLAALFLSGR
- the nrfD gene encoding NrfD/PsrC family molybdoenzyme membrane anchor subunit; the encoded protein is MTTLGDREPTKAHSGYLGAEVTKAPDWHGLVTLDLLLNNLTTGLFLAAAVGELARPALIGPVARLAYPIALVALLADLLCLVVDLGNPTRFHHMLRVFKPTSPMSLGVWSLTAYSLPLTLVVAIDLLGWLGLLPSSGGVGLARGAILALGLLPAFGSAIYKGVLFSTSSQPGWKDARWLGAYLVSSALMYGAGGLYALAILAGLEAAGPLRWAFAALVATNLVPLGLLAAGLHPALARVHHRGGLYRLGALAAGVGVLGPLALVLASGGEPAAWAALGGLVLGGLAWRHAIVMLPHGAPHGAGSPG
- a CDS encoding zinc ribbon domain-containing protein is translated as MRLADRGPRVAESDIRPFGRGAGVSLAETRRAGASASGSCEVIVMLMPCPECKSEVSVSARTCPQCGGRLPRPERLVSCPHCEAEVVPESSPHDTISRYCPACKRPITGLTARKAFLAASGAAFLGMLIALAWLLSSLASRPGAGLP